Proteins encoded together in one Maricaulis maris window:
- a CDS encoding cell division protein FtsX: MTDGLPKPPAGGNGRLLPPDAGRDRPLFIVAAILVFLACIAALGARGAWLQAQRWTTDLETSMTIQIRPVAGRDAGADAARAAELTQAMPGVEQATARGRDYALALLTPWLGEGNLPDDLPLPLLVDVRTRSGSVIDTVALQAQFDAEGMAARIDDHGRWANAVRRAAGTAQALGLGLLALLAGAAAAVIAFAARASLAARIDVIDALHLCGAEDRFIAGLFQRRFFMLGLKAGVAGAVFAGLISILVSLGDAPADMAFFLPQWAADPFEFVLLAAAPILAGLTAAISARLAVASDLRGRW, translated from the coding sequence ATGACTGACGGCCTGCCCAAACCGCCCGCGGGTGGCAATGGACGCCTCCTGCCGCCGGATGCCGGACGCGACCGTCCGCTGTTCATCGTTGCGGCGATCCTGGTCTTCCTCGCCTGTATCGCCGCCCTCGGCGCGCGCGGTGCCTGGCTGCAGGCCCAGCGCTGGACGACCGACCTGGAGACATCCATGACCATCCAGATCCGCCCCGTGGCCGGTCGCGACGCCGGCGCCGATGCCGCCCGGGCTGCCGAGCTCACGCAAGCCATGCCCGGCGTGGAGCAAGCCACCGCGCGAGGACGCGACTATGCGCTCGCCCTGCTCACCCCCTGGCTCGGCGAAGGCAATCTGCCCGACGATCTGCCACTTCCGCTACTGGTCGATGTCCGCACCCGCTCGGGCAGTGTGATCGACACGGTCGCTTTACAGGCACAGTTCGATGCGGAGGGCATGGCGGCGCGAATTGATGATCATGGACGCTGGGCCAATGCCGTCCGCCGCGCTGCCGGCACGGCCCAGGCGCTCGGCCTGGGGCTTCTTGCCCTGCTGGCCGGAGCGGCGGCGGCGGTTATCGCCTTCGCCGCCCGCGCCAGTCTCGCGGCCCGGATCGACGTCATCGACGCCCTCCATCTGTGCGGTGCCGAAGACCGCTTCATCGCGGGTCTCTTCCAGCGCCGCTTTTTCATGCTCGGTCTGAAGGCCGGGGTGGCGGGCGCCGTCTTCGCCGGCCTGATCTCCATCCTGGTCAGCCTGGGCGACGCCCCGGCCGACATGGCGTTCTTCCTGCCCCAATGGGCGGCGGACCCCTTTGAGTTCGTGCTGCTTGCGGCGGCCCCCATTCTCGCCGGTCTGACAGCGGCCATTTCTGCCCGTCTCGCGGTGGCCTCCGATCTGAGGGGGCGCTGGTGA
- the lptM gene encoding LPS translocon maturation chaperone LptM — protein MKRLATFTLVALSALALAACGLRGNLERPDPLWGDPPPAEEDAGT, from the coding sequence ATGAAACGTCTGGCCACTTTCACCCTCGTCGCGCTCAGCGCTCTCGCCCTCGCCGCCTGCGGCCTGCGGGGCAATCTGGAACGTCCAGACCCACTCTGGGGCGATCCGCCGCCCGCCGAAGAGGACGCCGGTACCTAG
- the argH gene encoding argininosuccinate lyase, translating to MADDTKDDAQTKTSSAMWGGRFSAGPSAVMEAINASIDVDKRMADQDIDGSLAHSQMLAATGVISSEDAASIQRGLEQVRSEIHAGNFPWSKALEDVHMNVEARLKDIIGEPAGRLHTARSRNDQVATDFRLWLRDACDRIDAMLAAYQTALVKQAEQHADQVMPGFTHLQTAQPVSLGHHLLSYVEVAQRDRGRFADARKRLNESPLGCAALAGTAFPIDREMTASALGFDRPMANSLDGVAARDFALEVLSAASICAVNLSRFAEEIVLWCTRRFGFATLSDAWSTGSSIMPQKRNPDAAELVRAKPGRIIGSLTGLLVVVKGLPLAYSKDLQEDKAPVFQAIDDLELALLSMAGMAADLTFFPEALEAAAGEAYSDATDLADYVVRELGKPFRDAHHISGSIVKLAEAKGLPLAALPLADMQSVEPAIDDGVFSVLSARASMMSRTSFGGTSPVRVREQVAVWKDRLGC from the coding sequence ATGGCTGACGACACGAAAGACGACGCGCAGACAAAAACTTCCAGCGCCATGTGGGGCGGCCGGTTCTCGGCCGGGCCCTCCGCGGTCATGGAAGCCATCAACGCGTCGATCGATGTCGACAAGCGCATGGCGGATCAGGATATTGACGGTTCCCTGGCCCACAGCCAAATGTTGGCCGCAACGGGTGTGATTTCAAGCGAGGATGCTGCATCGATCCAGCGCGGGCTGGAGCAGGTCCGTTCCGAGATCCATGCCGGCAACTTTCCGTGGTCGAAAGCGCTTGAGGACGTTCACATGAATGTCGAGGCGCGGCTCAAGGACATCATCGGCGAACCGGCTGGCCGGCTGCACACGGCGCGCTCACGCAATGACCAGGTCGCGACCGATTTCCGGCTCTGGCTGCGCGATGCCTGTGACCGGATTGATGCGATGCTGGCCGCCTACCAGACTGCTCTCGTCAAACAGGCCGAGCAGCATGCCGACCAGGTCATGCCGGGCTTCACCCATCTGCAAACCGCCCAGCCGGTCTCGCTCGGCCATCATCTTCTGTCCTATGTCGAAGTCGCCCAACGTGACCGTGGCCGCTTCGCCGATGCCCGCAAACGCCTCAATGAGAGTCCGCTGGGCTGCGCGGCGCTGGCCGGGACCGCCTTCCCGATTGATCGCGAAATGACCGCGTCCGCGCTCGGGTTTGATCGCCCGATGGCCAATTCGCTGGACGGAGTGGCGGCGCGTGACTTCGCACTGGAAGTTCTCTCGGCAGCCTCGATCTGCGCCGTGAACCTGTCGCGCTTCGCCGAGGAGATCGTGCTCTGGTGCACGCGCCGCTTCGGCTTTGCGACCCTCTCGGATGCCTGGTCGACCGGCTCCTCGATCATGCCACAGAAACGCAATCCCGACGCGGCCGAGCTGGTCCGGGCCAAGCCCGGGCGCATCATCGGGTCGCTGACCGGATTGCTGGTCGTGGTAAAGGGATTGCCCCTCGCCTATTCCAAGGACTTGCAGGAGGACAAGGCGCCGGTCTTCCAGGCCATTGATGACCTCGAGCTCGCGCTCCTGTCGATGGCTGGCATGGCCGCCGACCTGACCTTCTTTCCGGAGGCGCTCGAAGCGGCCGCCGGTGAGGCCTATTCCGACGCGACGGACCTGGCCGATTATGTCGTCCGCGAACTGGGCAAGCCATTCCGCGATGCCCACCATATCTCCGGCTCGATCGTCAAACTTGCTGAAGCCAAGGGTCTTCCGCTCGCCGCGCTGCCGCTGGCCGACATGCAAAGCGTCGAGCCGGCTATCGACGACGGCGTCTTTTCCGTGTTGAGTGCCCGGGCGTCGATGATGAGCCGGACCAGTTTCGGCGGCACATCGCCGGTGCGGGTCCGTGAACAGGTGGCGGTCTGGAAGGACCGCCTGGGTTGCTGA
- a CDS encoding DUF2125 domain-containing protein gives MAGRLRFILPFGAIVFVLALYSAYWLYASTQIRAAVEAWVTDQEAAGYVIEREALTVSGYPYRFQITFRAPHITAPQSDGGWHAELASLQAHAVPYDLSHWIIRFGGPAFLDDLRGPGSRLELTASDARISLVYGDEGETERVGAELMDFTVVTRAGDPPDVASIGALYLNGIVEESNSLRVRVMAETIVTAPGALEPDVARAFGDTLALARMDFTVTEWAALARDADAMAWRDAGGQLDITAAGLQWGPADLTAVGEFTVDQMARPDGRLSLRVTDPDTLAEALVAAGMIPEQNREALRVAAMMAPRGPEGVSLPFRIRDGGVYLGPARLGGLND, from the coding sequence ATGGCCGGTCGCCTGCGTTTCATTCTGCCGTTTGGCGCCATTGTCTTCGTGCTGGCGCTGTATTCCGCCTACTGGCTCTATGCGAGCACGCAGATCCGTGCCGCCGTCGAAGCCTGGGTCACCGACCAGGAAGCCGCGGGCTATGTGATTGAGCGGGAAGCCCTGACGGTGTCCGGCTATCCCTACCGGTTCCAGATCACCTTCCGCGCACCGCATATCACGGCACCGCAGAGCGATGGCGGCTGGCATGCGGAGCTGGCCAGCCTGCAGGCCCATGCCGTTCCCTATGACCTGTCGCACTGGATCATCCGCTTTGGCGGCCCGGCTTTCCTCGACGACTTGAGAGGGCCGGGCAGCCGCCTTGAACTGACCGCCAGCGATGCCCGCATCAGCCTGGTCTACGGCGATGAGGGCGAGACCGAGCGGGTCGGCGCGGAACTGATGGACTTCACGGTTGTCACGCGCGCCGGCGATCCACCCGACGTGGCTTCGATCGGCGCACTCTATCTCAACGGCATTGTCGAGGAGAGCAATTCACTGCGGGTTCGCGTGATGGCCGAGACGATCGTGACAGCGCCCGGTGCGCTCGAGCCCGATGTCGCGCGCGCCTTTGGCGACACGCTGGCCCTCGCCCGGATGGACTTCACGGTCACCGAGTGGGCCGCGCTGGCGCGTGATGCTGATGCAATGGCCTGGCGCGATGCCGGCGGACAACTCGACATCACGGCTGCCGGCCTGCAATGGGGACCGGCAGACCTGACCGCCGTCGGTGAGTTCACCGTCGACCAGATGGCCCGGCCCGATGGACGCCTGTCCCTGCGGGTGACGGATCCGGACACGCTGGCCGAGGCGCTTGTCGCGGCCGGCATGATCCCGGAGCAGAACCGGGAAGCCCTGCGGGTTGCTGCGATGATGGCACCGCGCGGCCCCGAGGGCGTGTCCCTGCCCTTCCGGATCCGCGACGGCGGCGTCTATCTCGGACCGGCCCGCCTCGGCGGCCTGAACGACTGA
- a CDS encoding MJ0042-type zinc finger domain-containing protein: MSIVLSCPSCTTRYRANPNAIGTNGRRVRCASCGHVWTAEVEDPSDLPSLQPAPPVKPDAPTEEPGGDKKVHTAFRERQEKKRRTLSAAAAGGAWGGLLAACTVLFVCAWIFRVDIVTLWPRASSAYAAIGTSVNPWGFDVGELEVSREVDHGVPLLVVEGDVHNFDRRARAIPGLRAILRDERGEAVLEWTISMPAGRIGAGRRQDFRTVVSDPPPEAVEVEVVLMDLPAHGNVPAGAHDETPDHAPQGDTHAAPGAHMPEAVATDHTTLADHASPAEHGGEASGLHAAPSPAAVQEHHAPADQHAAAEPASAGHH; this comes from the coding sequence ATGAGCATAGTACTCAGCTGTCCGTCATGTACCACGCGTTACCGTGCCAATCCCAATGCGATTGGCACGAATGGTCGACGCGTGCGCTGCGCATCCTGCGGTCATGTCTGGACCGCAGAGGTCGAGGATCCCAGCGATCTGCCAAGCCTGCAACCGGCTCCGCCGGTCAAGCCGGACGCTCCGACCGAGGAGCCGGGCGGTGACAAGAAGGTCCATACCGCCTTCCGCGAGCGCCAGGAAAAGAAACGCCGGACCCTGTCCGCCGCCGCTGCCGGCGGTGCCTGGGGCGGACTGCTGGCGGCTTGTACCGTTCTCTTTGTCTGCGCGTGGATCTTCCGCGTTGATATTGTCACCCTGTGGCCGCGGGCCTCCTCGGCCTATGCAGCGATCGGAACCTCGGTGAATCCATGGGGCTTTGACGTCGGTGAGCTCGAGGTCAGCCGCGAGGTCGACCACGGCGTGCCGCTGCTGGTTGTCGAAGGCGATGTCCATAATTTTGACCGCCGCGCCCGGGCGATCCCCGGACTTCGCGCGATCCTCCGCGATGAGCGTGGCGAAGCCGTCCTCGAATGGACGATCTCGATGCCGGCCGGCCGGATCGGCGCCGGGCGTCGGCAGGACTTCCGCACGGTCGTCTCCGATCCGCCACCCGAGGCCGTCGAAGTTGAAGTGGTGCTGATGGATTTGCCGGCACACGGCAATGTGCCCGCTGGCGCGCACGACGAGACGCCGGATCACGCGCCGCAAGGCGATACCCATGCCGCTCCCGGCGCGCACATGCCCGAGGCGGTCGCCACAGATCACACCACGCTCGCTGACCATGCCTCACCCGCGGAACACGGAGGTGAAGCATCCGGTTTGCATGCAGCGCCATCGCCTGCCGCCGTCCAGGAGCACCATGCTCCGGCGGACCAGCACGCGGCCGCCGAACCGGCCAGCGCCGGCCACCACTGA
- the ftsE gene encoding cell division ATP-binding protein FtsE has protein sequence MDPEPVIRFDNVGMRYGRGPEVLSDLSFDLPRGSFQFLTGPSGAGKTSLLRLIYLAAKPSRGLISYFGRDAATLPRNELPDLRRRVGVVFQEFRLLGHMNVFDNVALPLRVAGRKRQDYAEDVAELLAWVGLGDKMNALPATLSGGEQQRVAIARAVVGQPEVLIADEPTGNVDPEMGMRLLRLFAELNKLGTTIIIATHDLQLVRMLDAPVMTLSNGHLHIRPPRSERLRMREEAEAEADRVAAAPAAAAPRSNETRDGDDTTRHPVAEPGDSDSGGGDD, from the coding sequence ATGGACCCGGAGCCGGTTATCCGCTTCGACAATGTCGGTATGCGGTATGGCCGGGGACCGGAAGTCCTGAGCGATTTGTCTTTTGATTTACCACGCGGTTCTTTCCAATTCCTCACCGGACCGTCCGGAGCCGGCAAAACCTCGCTGCTGCGACTGATCTATCTCGCCGCCAAGCCGTCGCGCGGGCTGATCAGCTATTTCGGCCGCGACGCCGCGACCCTGCCGCGCAATGAATTGCCGGATCTGCGTCGCCGCGTCGGCGTCGTGTTCCAGGAGTTCCGCCTGCTTGGCCACATGAATGTCTTCGACAATGTCGCCCTGCCCCTGCGCGTCGCCGGGCGCAAGCGGCAGGACTATGCCGAGGATGTGGCCGAACTGCTGGCCTGGGTCGGCCTGGGCGACAAGATGAATGCCCTGCCGGCGACCCTGTCCGGCGGCGAGCAACAGCGCGTCGCGATCGCCCGCGCTGTGGTCGGGCAGCCCGAAGTGCTGATCGCGGACGAACCGACCGGCAATGTCGACCCGGAAATGGGCATGCGTCTGCTGCGCCTGTTCGCCGAGCTCAACAAGCTGGGCACCACCATCATCATAGCGACCCACGACCTGCAACTGGTCCGCATGCTGGATGCGCCGGTGATGACGCTCTCGAACGGACATCTCCATATCCGTCCGCCCCGCAGTGAGCGCCTGCGGATGCGTGAAGAAGCGGAAGCGGAGGCCGACCGTGTTGCCGCAGCCCCGGCCGCGGCCGCGCCGCGCAGCAACGAGACGCGCGACGGTGATGACACAACCCGTCACCCCGTCGCAGAGCCCGGCGACAGCGACAGCGGAGGCGGCGATGACTGA
- a CDS encoding TlpA family protein disulfide reductase: MKMSPLKAGLIAMPVIGIVAFLYVVFSAMDKGETGPLDSYATGEMRAFVTLDDAPAQPDLAYVDGEGNEVLLADYRGQVILVNYWATWCGPCVEEMPALSDLQSELGGDRFQVVTITLDRSIEDARDFLTRMDLDNLPLIHDGTFSSPGRVRAIGLPMSILYDGQGREIGRVPAPAEWNSEDAYNLIRAAIRRGI, translated from the coding sequence ATGAAAATGTCGCCGCTCAAGGCCGGACTGATTGCCATGCCCGTTATCGGTATCGTGGCTTTTCTATACGTGGTGTTTTCGGCCATGGACAAGGGAGAAACCGGCCCGCTGGACAGCTACGCAACTGGCGAAATGCGGGCCTTTGTGACGCTTGATGACGCGCCGGCGCAGCCCGACCTCGCCTATGTCGATGGCGAGGGCAATGAGGTTCTGCTCGCCGATTATCGCGGACAGGTCATCCTCGTGAACTACTGGGCCACCTGGTGCGGCCCTTGTGTCGAGGAAATGCCGGCGCTCTCCGATCTCCAGTCCGAGCTGGGCGGTGACCGCTTCCAGGTGGTCACGATCACCCTGGACCGCTCGATCGAGGATGCGCGCGATTTCCTCACCCGGATGGATCTGGACAACCTGCCGCTCATCCATGACGGCACCTTCTCCAGTCCCGGCCGGGTCCGCGCCATCGGCCTGCCCATGTCTATCCTGTATGACGGGCAGGGCCGCGAAATCGGTCGCGTACCGGCGCCCGCCGAATGGAATAGCGAAGACGCCTACAATCTTATCCGCGCGGCGATCCGGCGGGGCATCTAA
- a CDS encoding lysophospholipid acyltransferase family protein, which produces MRTLRSIIFYIWMYGFMVVFGLIGTPLLLGPRSWARKILRVYLKVVWFGMRWILGVTFEVRGREHLTSGGALVASKHMSMWETLAFWEILPDPAIILKKSLIYMPFFGWFAVKLGNISIDRDGGGKALKGMLRDAAQRGREDRQVLIFPEGTRVMPGESPELKPGIAGLYKSMNKPCIPVALNSGVHLETYCGLRKPGLIVVEFLDPIEPGLDKPSFMRELHARINLATDALLAADPAAAPKET; this is translated from the coding sequence ATGCGCACACTGCGATCGATAATTTTCTACATCTGGATGTACGGATTCATGGTCGTTTTCGGCCTGATCGGAACACCCTTGTTGCTGGGGCCGCGGTCCTGGGCCCGCAAGATCCTGCGGGTCTATCTCAAGGTGGTCTGGTTCGGCATGCGCTGGATTCTCGGCGTCACATTCGAGGTGCGCGGCCGTGAACACCTGACGAGCGGGGGGGCGCTGGTGGCCTCCAAGCATATGAGCATGTGGGAGACGCTGGCGTTCTGGGAGATCCTGCCCGACCCCGCGATCATCCTGAAAAAATCGCTGATCTACATGCCGTTCTTTGGCTGGTTCGCGGTCAAGCTCGGCAATATCTCGATAGACCGCGACGGCGGCGGCAAGGCCCTCAAGGGCATGCTGCGCGATGCCGCCCAGCGCGGCCGGGAGGACCGACAGGTCCTGATTTTCCCGGAGGGTACCCGCGTCATGCCCGGCGAGTCCCCTGAGCTCAAACCCGGCATTGCCGGCCTCTACAAGTCGATGAACAAGCCCTGCATCCCGGTCGCGCTGAATTCCGGCGTCCATCTGGAAACCTATTGCGGCCTGCGCAAACCGGGGCTGATTGTGGTCGAGTTCCTCGATCCGATCGAACCGGGGCTCGACAAGCCCAGCTTCATGCGTGAACTGCATGCCCGGATAAATCTGGCAACCGACGCGCTTCTCGCGGCCGACCCTGCCGCCGCCCCGAAAGAGACCTGA
- a CDS encoding YdcF family protein: MNQGWFWLRGLCFVIVLSTVVDFAAYATKVASYAEPSADLSVDAIIVLTGDAGRLAAGGQLLQDGRATHLMISGVNPSATTADVRRHTGLDDAAFDCCVTLGREATDTVGNAREAAAYVRANGYDRLIIVTSDYHLPRSLLEFRSNMPGVDLIPYPVRTPAPWQDVGALRLWLQEYAKYTTVQLRHSLIQPTDDA, from the coding sequence ATGAACCAGGGCTGGTTCTGGCTCCGTGGCCTGTGCTTTGTGATCGTGCTCTCGACGGTCGTCGACTTTGCCGCCTACGCCACCAAGGTCGCGAGCTATGCCGAACCCTCTGCGGACCTGTCGGTCGACGCGATCATCGTCCTGACCGGGGATGCCGGCCGGCTGGCCGCAGGTGGTCAGTTGTTGCAGGACGGCCGGGCGACCCACCTGATGATTTCCGGCGTCAATCCGTCCGCCACGACCGCTGATGTCCGTCGCCATACAGGGCTGGATGACGCCGCGTTTGACTGCTGCGTGACCCTTGGCCGCGAAGCCACGGACACCGTCGGCAATGCGCGCGAGGCGGCTGCCTATGTGCGCGCCAACGGCTATGACCGCTTGATCATCGTCACCTCAGACTATCATCTGCCTCGCAGCCTTCTGGAGTTCCGCAGCAACATGCCTGGCGTTGACCTCATCCCCTATCCGGTTCGCACACCGGCACCCTGGCAAGACGTTGGCGCACTGCGTCTGTGGCTTCAGGAATATGCCAAATATACCACGGTGCAGTTGCGCCATTCGCTGATCCAGCCGACGGACGACGCCTGA
- a CDS encoding DUF4175 domain-containing protein, with protein MRRTSLFLAWIALVWERSVPVIWPGLAWLVSFLILTLLGSWDMIGDPWRAMYAAVTFALAVWMTRPGVRGFIWPSADDVARRIEDDSGITARPHEALTDRPSDSDPVAQRVWAEHQTRMAARLKAARARRPHAAWARHDGFAVRGMLGLGLIISWLVAGPAARDRVGEAFSLTPIIAGGETLSIDAWIDPPTYTGRAPIFLATDSRDAVVPAGSTFVARIAGSRRQPNLTLRDNDGRQRTAGTEIGDSVWEIRQAVDADATVRLSAPGTRETWSFTVTPDTPPRVRLTAVPGSTAAGELDIDFTVTDDYGATGYALELRPEDSDEAWQTLDIETSAVTPGGEDDAMATLLETARHPLAGSRVDIRMVATDAAGNTGRSPELGITLPARVFLDALARAVAEQRRNVMAADAAYAPLEEPEPLYAEDVPSGPAYFTENPARRIERAPEGLIQVARGLAAISDAPEYFFEDPIVYLGLRETLHRLRRQRDQEALGDLEGDLWHIALRAELGSLADAETALRAAERALMEALARGADETELAALFEAYQEAMQNYMAAMAREAAEDGNFAEGGQGPSMNSEGLQEMLDALRDAAELGNTADARQALAALSEMLRNMQMQLGQGQGEGQQDDPISEAIARALEELGEVIGEQRDLQDQTFGLSEQQGGASQPQSGNSSGQQQQGQSGEGPQSLAENQSGGGQSAQALADAQGQLAQRFSESADALPGQGEDAMGGAGEAMQQAENALREGDTAGALAAQEDALAELRSGAEQLARELLERMQENGSQMGEGEDNRDPLGRPAEGAFADGAGVEVPDEMSRARARDILEELRRRAAEAGRPQEELDYIERLLERF; from the coding sequence ATGCGTCGCACGTCTCTTTTCCTTGCCTGGATTGCGCTCGTCTGGGAGCGGTCGGTTCCGGTCATCTGGCCCGGTCTTGCCTGGCTTGTCAGCTTCCTGATCCTGACCCTGCTCGGCAGCTGGGACATGATCGGCGACCCATGGCGGGCGATGTATGCGGCTGTCACATTCGCCCTCGCAGTCTGGATGACGCGGCCTGGCGTTCGCGGTTTCATCTGGCCGAGCGCCGATGATGTCGCCCGGCGAATCGAGGATGATTCCGGGATCACCGCCCGCCCGCACGAGGCTCTCACTGACAGGCCCAGCGACAGCGATCCCGTCGCCCAGCGGGTCTGGGCCGAACACCAGACACGTATGGCGGCCCGGCTGAAAGCCGCACGGGCGCGTCGACCACACGCGGCCTGGGCCCGCCATGACGGGTTTGCAGTCCGCGGCATGCTCGGCCTCGGCCTGATCATCAGCTGGCTGGTCGCCGGGCCGGCGGCACGCGACCGTGTCGGCGAAGCTTTCTCCCTGACCCCCATTATCGCGGGTGGCGAGACCCTCTCCATTGATGCCTGGATTGATCCGCCGACCTATACCGGGCGAGCGCCGATATTTCTCGCGACCGACAGTCGGGACGCCGTTGTGCCAGCCGGCTCGACCTTCGTGGCCCGGATTGCCGGGTCTCGGCGGCAGCCGAACCTCACCCTGCGAGACAATGACGGGCGCCAACGCACGGCGGGTACCGAGATCGGCGACAGCGTCTGGGAAATCCGCCAGGCGGTAGACGCCGACGCCACGGTCCGACTGTCCGCGCCCGGAACCCGCGAGACCTGGTCCTTCACCGTAACGCCCGACACACCGCCGCGCGTACGCCTGACCGCCGTGCCGGGCTCTACCGCAGCCGGTGAACTCGATATCGATTTCACCGTAACTGATGATTATGGCGCGACCGGCTATGCCCTCGAACTGCGCCCCGAGGACAGCGACGAGGCTTGGCAGACCCTCGATATCGAGACGTCCGCCGTGACCCCTGGCGGCGAAGACGATGCCATGGCGACCCTGCTGGAGACCGCACGCCACCCGCTGGCAGGCTCACGCGTCGACATCCGCATGGTCGCGACCGACGCCGCTGGAAATACAGGTCGCTCGCCGGAGCTGGGCATCACCCTTCCGGCACGGGTCTTCCTGGACGCCCTGGCGCGCGCTGTGGCCGAGCAGCGCCGCAATGTGATGGCCGCCGATGCCGCCTACGCACCGCTGGAAGAACCCGAACCCCTTTACGCCGAGGACGTGCCGTCCGGTCCGGCCTATTTCACCGAGAACCCGGCCCGCCGTATCGAGCGCGCGCCGGAGGGGCTGATCCAGGTTGCCCGTGGCCTTGCCGCCATTTCCGACGCGCCCGAGTATTTCTTCGAGGACCCGATTGTCTATCTCGGCCTGCGTGAAACCCTGCACCGGCTGCGCCGGCAACGCGACCAGGAGGCGTTGGGGGATCTGGAAGGCGATCTCTGGCACATCGCGCTACGGGCCGAGCTCGGCTCGCTGGCCGATGCCGAGACCGCCCTGCGCGCCGCCGAGCGTGCACTGATGGAAGCGCTTGCCCGCGGCGCTGATGAAACCGAACTCGCTGCCCTGTTCGAGGCCTATCAGGAGGCCATGCAGAACTATATGGCAGCGATGGCCCGCGAAGCCGCCGAAGACGGCAATTTCGCGGAAGGCGGCCAGGGACCGAGCATGAATTCGGAAGGCCTGCAGGAAATGCTCGACGCCCTGCGTGACGCCGCAGAGCTCGGCAATACCGCCGATGCGCGCCAGGCGCTCGCGGCCCTGTCGGAGATGCTGCGCAACATGCAGATGCAACTGGGCCAGGGTCAGGGCGAGGGTCAGCAGGACGACCCGATCTCCGAAGCCATCGCCCGCGCCCTGGAGGAGCTCGGCGAAGTCATCGGCGAGCAACGCGATCTGCAGGACCAGACCTTTGGTCTCTCCGAGCAGCAGGGCGGCGCCAGCCAGCCACAATCCGGAAACTCATCCGGTCAGCAGCAACAGGGGCAATCGGGCGAGGGTCCGCAAAGCCTCGCCGAAAACCAGAGCGGCGGCGGACAAAGCGCCCAAGCCCTGGCCGATGCCCAGGGCCAGCTCGCCCAGCGCTTCTCGGAATCAGCCGACGCCCTGCCCGGACAGGGCGAAGACGCCATGGGCGGTGCCGGTGAAGCCATGCAGCAGGCCGAGAACGCGCTGCGCGAGGGCGACACAGCCGGGGCACTCGCGGCTCAGGAAGACGCCCTCGCCGAACTCCGGTCGGGCGCCGAACAACTCGCACGCGAACTGCTGGAGCGCATGCAGGAAAACGGCAGCCAGATGGGCGAGGGCGAGGACAATCGTGACCCGCTCGGTCGCCCCGCGGAAGGCGCCTTTGCTGATGGCGCTGGCGTCGAGGTCCCCGACGAGATGAGCCGGGCCCGGGCGCGCGACATTCTCGAGGAATTGCGTCGTCGCGCCGCCGAGGCCGGGCGTCCGCAGGAGGAGCTCGACTATATCGAGCGCTTGCTGGAGCGGTTCTGA